One segment of Corynebacterium caspium DSM 44850 DNA contains the following:
- the manA gene encoding mannose-6-phosphate isomerase, class I, producing the protein MEHLEGTIRAYPWGSRTLIPSLCGKPVPSARPEAELWFGAHPASPSTLASSGTLLDAAIAANPTALLGKRVVDDFGPNLPFLIKLLAADQPLSLQAHPSKVQAEEGYARENAAGISLNASNRNYKDPNHKPELIVALNEFHAMAGFRPLAQTLELFKALDCQPLARYLNIVDLTGADEATNLRALFTTLITIPKAIREALINDLIECAKKPLAGPEWINEVLTNVLELQERYPGDIGVLGALLLNHLTLQPGEAIYMDAGTLHAYIRGLGVEIMANSDNVLRGGLTSKFVDVGELLRVINFEPTVDPRVHPKAGHYPVPVADFKITRLTVNSTDTDSTLYSDGPAILLCTRGRIVIRSTATAAAATDTAAIYLRAGEAAWLPASEGEVLVQAVENEVDAASASGAGSNAEVFWAAV; encoded by the coding sequence ATGGAGCACCTAGAGGGCACAATTCGCGCTTATCCTTGGGGTTCGCGCACCCTAATTCCTTCCCTGTGCGGAAAACCAGTGCCCTCGGCACGCCCAGAAGCTGAATTGTGGTTTGGCGCCCACCCGGCTTCACCTTCGACTTTAGCTAGCTCTGGCACGCTTCTTGATGCTGCCATTGCCGCTAATCCCACCGCTTTATTAGGCAAGCGCGTGGTGGATGACTTTGGTCCTAATCTGCCATTTTTGATCAAATTATTAGCCGCAGACCAGCCACTTTCCCTCCAAGCGCATCCTTCTAAGGTACAAGCAGAAGAAGGTTATGCGCGCGAAAATGCTGCCGGAATTAGCCTTAATGCCAGTAATCGCAACTATAAAGATCCAAACCACAAGCCAGAATTAATTGTGGCCCTAAATGAATTTCATGCGATGGCCGGTTTTCGCCCCTTGGCCCAAACTTTAGAGCTTTTCAAAGCTTTAGATTGTCAGCCTTTAGCGCGTTATCTAAATATTGTGGATCTCACCGGAGCGGATGAAGCTACCAATCTGCGCGCTTTATTTACCACGTTAATAACCATTCCTAAAGCCATTCGTGAAGCCTTAATTAATGACCTTATTGAATGCGCTAAAAAGCCCTTAGCCGGCCCGGAATGGATTAATGAGGTTTTGACTAATGTTTTAGAGCTTCAAGAGCGCTATCCCGGTGATATTGGAGTTTTAGGGGCCTTATTGCTTAATCACCTCACCTTGCAACCAGGGGAAGCCATCTATATGGATGCGGGTACTTTGCACGCCTATATTCGTGGGTTGGGCGTAGAAATTATGGCTAATTCCGATAATGTGCTGCGCGGTGGCTTAACTTCAAAATTTGTGGATGTAGGCGAATTGCTGCGCGTCATTAATTTTGAGCCCACCGTGGATCCGCGCGTGCATCCTAAAGCTGGCCACTACCCAGTGCCGGTAGCAGATTTTAAAATCACCCGGCTTACAGTTAATAGCACCGATACTGATAGCACCCTTTACTCTGATGGCCCAGCAATTTTGCTGTGCACCAGGGGACGTATTGTTATTCGCAGCACTGCCACAGCAGCTGCAGCTACCGACACAGCGGCTATTTATCTGCGGGCGGGGGAGGCCGCCTGGCTGCCAGCTTCAGAAGGTGAAGTACTGGTCCAAGCGGTAGAAAATGAGGTAGACGCGGCATCGGCAAGCGGGGCGGGAAGTAACGCGGAAGTGTTTTGGGCCGCTGTTTAA
- a CDS encoding phosphomannomutase/phosphoglucomutase, whose amino-acid sequence MARTYTHEQLAQVIKAYDVRGVVGTDIDAAAVQDMGAAFGYLLRQEGETQVVLGYDMRPSSPELAAAFAKGLQSQGLAAINSGLTSTDELYFASGSRNCAGAMFTASHNPAQYNGIKMCRSGARPVGWDTGLSAITELLVKGIPAYDGTPGELSSQEVLADYATHLRGLVDLSQIRPLVVAVDAANGMGGHTVPAVFAGLPVDIRPLYFELDGSFPNHEANPLDPKNLVDLQKFVVAEKADIGLAFDGDADRCFVIAEDGTPVTPSAICALVAQRYLQKYPGATIIHNLITSKSVPEVILENGGRPVRTRVGHSFIKDSMAKEQAVFGGEHSAHYYFQEFWNADSGILAAMHVLAELGRQDLKLSELMAKYLRYVPSGEINFTVQDQQGAIAAVLESFGEQIAETDELDGVTVQLKGSAAWFNLRASNTEPLLRLNAEAETAEKVAAIVQQIHKVIASSN is encoded by the coding sequence ATGGCAAGGACGTACACCCATGAGCAGCTTGCTCAGGTAATTAAGGCCTATGACGTGCGGGGAGTCGTAGGTACTGATATCGATGCCGCCGCAGTGCAAGATATGGGCGCTGCTTTTGGTTATCTTTTGCGCCAAGAAGGCGAAACCCAAGTTGTTTTGGGCTACGATATGCGTCCTTCTTCACCAGAATTAGCCGCAGCTTTTGCTAAAGGGCTGCAATCTCAGGGCTTAGCGGCTATTAATTCGGGCTTAACTTCTACCGATGAGCTCTATTTTGCCTCTGGTTCGCGTAATTGTGCCGGGGCAATGTTTACCGCCAGCCATAATCCAGCCCAATATAACGGCATTAAAATGTGTCGCTCTGGCGCGCGTCCTGTCGGCTGGGATACCGGCCTTTCTGCGATTACAGAACTGCTGGTAAAGGGGATTCCAGCTTATGATGGCACCCCAGGAGAGCTCAGCTCTCAAGAAGTTTTAGCAGACTATGCGACACATTTGCGCGGACTAGTTGATCTCAGCCAGATTCGTCCTCTAGTTGTGGCAGTTGATGCGGCTAATGGCATGGGTGGCCATACGGTTCCGGCAGTATTTGCGGGACTCCCGGTGGATATTCGCCCCCTATATTTCGAGCTTGATGGGTCTTTCCCCAACCATGAGGCCAATCCGCTAGATCCTAAGAATTTGGTAGATCTGCAAAAATTTGTAGTCGCAGAAAAGGCCGATATTGGCTTAGCTTTCGACGGTGATGCCGACCGCTGTTTTGTGATTGCGGAAGACGGCACCCCGGTGACCCCTTCGGCAATTTGTGCCCTTGTGGCCCAACGTTATTTGCAAAAATATCCCGGCGCTACCATCATCCACAATCTCATAACCTCTAAGTCTGTGCCAGAGGTAATTTTGGAAAACGGGGGGCGTCCAGTGCGCACCCGGGTTGGCCACTCTTTTATTAAAGATTCTATGGCTAAAGAGCAAGCTGTCTTTGGTGGCGAACATTCGGCGCACTATTATTTCCAAGAATTCTGGAATGCTGATTCCGGAATTTTGGCCGCTATGCACGTACTTGCAGAGCTAGGTCGACAAGACTTAAAGCTCTCAGAGCTAATGGCTAAATATTTGCGCTATGTGCCTTCGGGAGAAATTAATTTCACAGTGCAGGATCAACAAGGCGCAATAGCTGCTGTGCTGGAAAGCTTTGGGGAGCAAATCGCAGAAACCGATGAGCTAGATGGGGTAACTGTGCAGCTCAAAGGCTCAGCTGCCTGGTTTAATCTACGAGCTTCAAATACTGAACCCTTGCTGCGTTTGAATGCAGAAGCAGAAACGGCTGAGAAAGTCGCGGCCATTGTGCAGCAAATTCATAAGGTTATTGCCAGCTCCAATTAA
- a CDS encoding DUF3499 domain-containing protein, whose product MTQFRRCSRPGCGRPAVATLTYAYAESTAVVGPLAPNSEPHSWDLCSHHAERITAPLGWEMLRVNNIDIDDDEEIVALAEAVREAGRPPSGLVEPADPADSDDSPLRPDSSRHPVYRAKRVAADKEARRAHLSVVPDMD is encoded by the coding sequence GTGACTCAATTTCGTCGATGCTCTCGCCCCGGCTGTGGCAGGCCTGCTGTAGCAACCCTGACCTATGCGTACGCCGAGTCCACAGCGGTCGTGGGGCCACTAGCACCTAATTCTGAGCCCCATAGTTGGGATTTATGCTCGCACCACGCTGAGCGCATAACTGCCCCTTTGGGGTGGGAAATGTTGCGCGTCAATAATATTGATATTGATGATGATGAAGAGATCGTGGCGTTAGCAGAAGCTGTGCGTGAAGCCGGCCGCCCTCCCAGCGGTTTGGTGGAACCAGCAGATCCCGCTGATTCCGATGATTCCCCGTTACGCCCGGATAGCTCGCGGCATCCGGTTTATCGCGCCAAGCGCGTGGCCGCAGATAAAGAAGCCCGCCGGGCCCATTTGAGTGTTGTTCCAGATATGGATTAA
- a CDS encoding metallopeptidase family protein: MHTRPFRDRHDRGLRGPLLAQQVPRFRSRGQNFDQAVLSAYIPLVQRYPEQLAALDVAVDTIPRMRLSADIAIFPDEIISDGPVPLGRVLAAGVDAHGQPTRARIVIFRMPIEQRVNDAAERAELLKTVVTSLVANYLNIDPHILDPSFDWE; encoded by the coding sequence ATGCATACCAGGCCGTTTCGCGATCGCCATGACCGGGGACTCAGGGGTCCGCTGCTTGCGCAACAAGTACCGCGTTTTCGCAGCCGCGGCCAAAATTTCGACCAAGCTGTGCTCAGTGCCTACATCCCTTTAGTGCAGCGCTATCCCGAACAATTAGCGGCCTTAGATGTGGCCGTAGACACTATTCCCCGCATGCGCCTAAGTGCGGATATTGCGATCTTCCCCGATGAAATTATTTCCGATGGGCCAGTCCCCTTGGGCCGCGTGCTGGCTGCGGGAGTGGATGCACACGGCCAGCCCACCCGCGCCCGCATAGTAATATTCCGCATGCCCATCGAACAGCGTGTTAATGATGCTGCAGAGCGTGCGGAACTTTTAAAAACAGTGGTGACTTCCCTAGTGGCAAATTACCTAAATATTGATCCCCATATTTTAGACCCCAGCTTTGACTGGGAATAA
- a CDS encoding WhiB family transcriptional regulator, producing the protein MEDMANNASLRGETAARLSLEDLFNAVEQEWQDQALCAQTDPEAFFPEKGGSTREAKRICQACSVRDECLEYALEHDERFGIWGGLSSRDRRRLRRDMA; encoded by the coding sequence GTGGAAGATATGGCCAATAACGCCTCCCTTCGTGGCGAAACTGCCGCACGCCTCTCGCTCGAAGATCTCTTTAATGCGGTCGAGCAAGAGTGGCAGGATCAAGCCCTGTGTGCCCAAACGGACCCGGAGGCCTTTTTCCCAGAAAAAGGTGGCTCCACCCGGGAGGCTAAGCGTATTTGTCAGGCATGTAGTGTTCGCGATGAATGCTTGGAATATGCCCTCGAACATGATGAACGTTTTGGGATCTGGGGCGGGCTCTCCTCGCGGGACCGCCGGCGTTTGCGTCGCGATATGGCTTAA
- a CDS encoding sugar phosphate nucleotidyltransferase, with product MSLSANTDAIILVGGKGTRLRPLTTNTPKPMLPTANFPFLQHLLARIAAAGMKHVILSTSFKAEVFEQYFGDGTNFGLEIEYVVEETALGTGGGIRNVLDKMRGDTAMIFNGDVLSGADLGALLETHAAKEADVTLHLVRVADPSAFGCVPTDAEGRVQAFLEKTEDPPTNQINAGCYVFKRNIIAEIPACGPVSVERSTFPKLLKQGARVYGHVDNSYWRDMGSPSDFVRGSSDLVRGIAPSPLLAGRTGESLVDPSAGVRDGVILVGGSAVGRGTEIGAGSRIDDTVIFEGVTIEPGVIIEDSIIAAGVSIGANSRIKNCVIGEGAQIGARCELLGGLRVYPGVVIPDAGIRFSSDA from the coding sequence ATGTCACTTTCTGCAAATACCGATGCCATTATCTTGGTTGGCGGCAAAGGCACTCGTTTGCGCCCTTTGACCACTAATACTCCCAAGCCGATGCTTCCAACCGCTAATTTTCCGTTCTTGCAACATCTTTTGGCCCGTATTGCAGCCGCTGGCATGAAGCATGTGATTTTGAGTACGTCTTTTAAGGCGGAAGTTTTTGAACAGTATTTTGGCGATGGCACAAATTTTGGTCTAGAAATTGAATATGTAGTCGAAGAAACTGCATTGGGTACTGGCGGTGGAATCCGTAATGTGCTCGATAAAATGCGCGGCGATACCGCCATGATTTTTAATGGCGATGTACTTTCCGGGGCCGATTTAGGGGCCCTTTTAGAAACTCATGCGGCTAAAGAAGCTGATGTCACTTTGCATTTGGTGCGAGTGGCAGATCCGAGTGCTTTTGGTTGTGTGCCCACTGATGCTGAAGGCCGGGTCCAAGCTTTCTTGGAAAAAACTGAGGATCCGCCCACTAATCAGATTAATGCGGGCTGTTATGTATTTAAGCGCAATATAATTGCTGAAATTCCAGCCTGTGGTCCGGTATCTGTGGAGCGTTCTACTTTCCCGAAATTATTAAAACAGGGCGCCCGGGTTTATGGCCATGTCGATAATTCTTATTGGCGCGATATGGGCAGTCCAAGCGATTTCGTGCGCGGTTCTTCAGATTTGGTGCGCGGAATTGCTCCTTCGCCGCTATTGGCCGGGCGCACCGGAGAAAGTTTGGTAGATCCTTCAGCGGGTGTTCGCGATGGGGTGATCCTGGTCGGTGGCAGTGCCGTGGGGCGCGGAACTGAAATTGGTGCTGGTTCGCGTATCGATGACACCGTTATCTTTGAAGGCGTAACTATTGAGCCTGGGGTAATTATTGAAGATTCCATAATTGCGGCCGGGGTGAGTATTGGTGCGAATTCGCGGATAAAAAATTGCGTTATCGGGGAAGGTGCCCAAATTGGGGCGCGTTGTGAGCTCTTAGGGGGCTTGCGTGTTTATCCCGGCGTAGTTATTCCCGATGCGGGTATTCGCTTCTCTTCAGATGCCTAA
- a CDS encoding glycosyltransferase family 2 protein: MTAQLAVITVTYSPGKHLASFLDSIAPATTNSTYVVLADNGSTDGAPEAAAVARNNVEFYPTGGNIGYGAAINAAARMLKRRKDIAPDYLLIANPDVVFHPGSIDALISCAEKYPRAGAVGPRIVEIDGSSYPSARAVPTLRNGIGHALFSHIWPSNPWTASYKAAADMSRERPAGWLSGSCLLLRWEAFEQLGGFDERYFMYMEDVDLGDRLARAGWQNIYTPQATISHDQGHVAHKYSAITLPAHHQSAYRFLADRLSAWWQAPLRWSLWLGLRLRCALLLARTKP; this comes from the coding sequence ATGACCGCCCAGCTGGCAGTAATTACTGTGACCTATTCCCCCGGGAAGCACCTGGCTTCCTTTCTAGATTCCATCGCCCCGGCCACCACTAATTCCACCTACGTGGTCTTAGCTGATAATGGCTCCACCGACGGCGCCCCAGAAGCTGCCGCCGTGGCCCGCAATAACGTGGAGTTTTATCCAACTGGTGGCAATATCGGCTACGGCGCTGCTATTAATGCCGCAGCCCGGATGCTAAAGCGTCGCAAAGATATTGCGCCGGATTACCTATTGATCGCCAACCCTGATGTGGTCTTCCATCCAGGCTCCATCGATGCCCTGATCTCCTGTGCAGAAAAATATCCGCGCGCCGGGGCTGTGGGTCCGCGCATCGTGGAGATCGACGGCAGTAGTTATCCTTCTGCCCGGGCGGTCCCGACGCTGCGCAATGGGATTGGTCACGCTTTATTTAGCCATATTTGGCCTTCTAACCCCTGGACTGCATCGTATAAAGCTGCTGCAGATATGAGTCGGGAGCGTCCGGCTGGCTGGCTTTCTGGCTCTTGTCTGCTTTTGCGTTGGGAGGCATTTGAGCAGCTCGGTGGTTTCGATGAGCGTTATTTTATGTATATGGAAGATGTCGATTTAGGGGATCGGCTAGCTCGTGCCGGGTGGCAAAATATTTATACCCCGCAAGCCACTATTAGCCATGATCAAGGCCATGTGGCCCATAAATACAGCGCAATTACGCTCCCGGCGCATCACCAAAGTGCTTATCGATTTCTAGCAGATCGTCTCAGTGCCTGGTGGCAGGCGCCGCTGCGGTGGTCTTTATGGTTGGGTTTGCGGTTGCGGTGTGCGCTGCTGCTGGCGCGCACCAAGCCCTAG
- a CDS encoding ABC transporter ATP-binding protein, which translates to MATVVYDQVSVRYPGAAQRSVDSFDLEIADGEFLVLVGPSGCGKSTTLRALAGLEPVEQGRIFIGDKDVTDAEPAQRDIAMVFQNYALYPHMTVEKNMAFPLEIAKLPAAEIASKVQEAAQILGLEELLKRKPKDLSGGQRQRVAMGRAIVRNPQVFLMDEPLSNLDAKLRVQTRAEIAALQRRLGVTTVYVTHDQVEAMTMGDRVAVLDKGILQQVATPRELYENPVNQFVAGFIGSPAMNLFPHNGITFGVRPETMQVLSKAADIPTGWAHYVATVDLVEALGSESYIYASAPVLGGVRLVARSTADKFFARGETVIMAFDPATALRFDSNGVRVRSL; encoded by the coding sequence ATGGCAACAGTGGTATATGACCAGGTTTCAGTCCGTTATCCCGGCGCGGCGCAGCGTTCAGTTGATTCTTTTGACTTAGAGATCGCCGATGGTGAATTTTTGGTGCTCGTGGGGCCTTCGGGGTGTGGAAAGTCCACTACTTTAAGGGCTTTAGCCGGGTTGGAGCCAGTGGAGCAAGGGCGGATTTTTATTGGGGATAAAGATGTAACCGATGCCGAGCCTGCTCAGCGCGATATTGCGATGGTTTTCCAAAATTATGCGCTGTATCCACATATGACAGTGGAAAAAAACATGGCCTTTCCACTTGAAATTGCGAAATTGCCGGCCGCAGAAATCGCGTCGAAAGTGCAAGAAGCAGCCCAAATTTTAGGGTTAGAAGAGCTTTTAAAACGTAAGCCGAAAGATCTTTCTGGCGGGCAGCGTCAACGCGTGGCCATGGGGCGGGCCATCGTGCGCAATCCACAAGTTTTCCTCATGGATGAGCCGCTAAGTAACTTAGATGCAAAATTGCGCGTCCAAACCCGCGCAGAAATCGCTGCGCTACAACGGCGTTTAGGGGTGACCACCGTATATGTCACCCATGATCAAGTAGAGGCCATGACTATGGGTGATCGCGTCGCTGTGCTTGATAAAGGGATCTTGCAACAAGTTGCCACCCCGCGGGAGCTCTATGAAAATCCGGTCAACCAATTTGTTGCCGGATTTATTGGCTCCCCAGCGATGAACCTCTTCCCCCATAACGGAATAACTTTCGGAGTGCGCCCAGAAACCATGCAGGTCCTTTCCAAGGCTGCTGATATTCCAACGGGTTGGGCACACTATGTAGCAACGGTCGACCTAGTTGAAGCATTGGGTTCTGAGTCTTATATATATGCCTCTGCCCCGGTTTTAGGTGGAGTGCGCTTGGTAGCGCGGAGTACGGCCGATAAGTTTTTTGCGCGCGGTGAAACTGTGATTATGGCTTTTGATCCGGCGACAGCCTTGCGATTCGACAGTAATGGTGTGCGAGTGCGCAGCCTGTAA
- a CDS encoding ABC transporter substrate-binding protein: protein MRIISFRRSAALLATAALATGLAACSSDSSTGAAAGGDSAASTSESDRGPITFAMGKNDTDKLIPIIQAWNEQHPDEKVTLKELAGEADAQRETLVQSLQAGNADYDVMALDVVWTADFAANQWLAPLTGDLAIDTSELLPATVNSATYNGTLYALPQNTNGQLLFRNTEVIHTAPLDWTQLVNSCELASRADVDCLTLQLKQYEGLTVNTAGFIEGWGGHVLDSAGHPAVDSASAKAGLQALVDAYQAGVISKASTAATEEETNLAFVDGTTAYAVNWPYMYTNAQAEGSKVAGKVEVQPLVGQNGIGVSTLGGYNNGININSKHKATARDFMMFIINEENQTAFADASFPPVLTKIYDDPSLVAKYPYLPALKISLQNAVPRPVSPFYPAISKAIQDNAYAALTAGKSVNDATSDMKAAIANAAKG, encoded by the coding sequence ATGCGCATTATTAGTTTCCGCCGCAGCGCAGCCCTCCTAGCTACCGCCGCATTGGCGACTGGTCTGGCTGCCTGTTCCTCCGACTCCTCGACTGGCGCCGCCGCTGGTGGAGACTCCGCAGCATCCACTAGTGAATCTGATCGCGGACCGATCACTTTCGCCATGGGTAAAAACGACACCGACAAATTAATTCCAATTATTCAAGCTTGGAATGAACAGCACCCAGACGAAAAAGTAACGCTCAAAGAGCTTGCCGGCGAAGCCGATGCGCAGCGCGAAACCCTAGTGCAATCACTCCAGGCAGGTAATGCCGACTACGATGTAATGGCACTTGATGTGGTGTGGACAGCCGATTTCGCCGCCAATCAGTGGCTGGCCCCACTTACCGGTGACCTCGCGATTGATACCAGCGAGCTACTTCCGGCCACAGTTAATTCCGCCACTTATAACGGCACCCTTTATGCACTGCCGCAAAACACCAACGGGCAGCTACTCTTCCGCAATACTGAAGTCATTCATACCGCACCCCTGGACTGGACACAGCTAGTGAACTCCTGTGAACTGGCCAGCCGCGCCGATGTTGACTGCCTAACTTTGCAGCTCAAGCAGTATGAAGGCCTAACTGTTAATACCGCCGGATTCATCGAAGGTTGGGGAGGGCACGTCCTTGATAGTGCCGGACATCCCGCAGTAGATTCGGCTTCTGCTAAAGCTGGCCTCCAAGCACTAGTTGATGCCTACCAAGCTGGCGTGATCTCCAAGGCCTCCACTGCTGCCACTGAAGAAGAAACCAACCTGGCCTTCGTCGACGGAACCACCGCATATGCGGTGAACTGGCCATATATGTACACCAATGCCCAAGCTGAAGGCTCCAAAGTAGCTGGCAAAGTTGAAGTACAGCCCCTAGTTGGCCAAAACGGGATAGGTGTATCCACCCTCGGTGGCTATAACAACGGCATCAATATCAACTCCAAGCACAAGGCCACCGCCCGGGACTTCATGATGTTTATCATCAACGAAGAAAACCAGACCGCCTTCGCCGATGCTTCCTTCCCACCAGTACTCACCAAGATCTACGACGACCCCTCCCTCGTCGCAAAATACCCCTACCTACCAGCACTAAAGATCTCCCTACAAAACGCCGTCCCGCGTCCAGTTAGCCCCTTCTACCCAGCTATCTCAAAAGCCATCCAAGATAATGCCTATGCCGCACTAACCGCCGGCAAGAGCGTCAACGATGCCACCTCAGATATGAAGGCAGCCATCGCTAACGCCGCTAAAGGCTAG
- a CDS encoding carbohydrate ABC transporter permease — translation MAVLAVVIGYPILRAIWLSFQEDRHLDPTTGVFVEGGFAGFEHYLYWLTQKCSAGICPPGVLATDFWPALRITLFFTVVTVLLETLLGLGMALIMNREFKGRALVRAAVLIPWAIPTAVTAKLWQFMFAQHGIVNSLLGRTIAWTTDPWAARFAVVIADVWKTTPFMALLILAGLQMIPNDLYEAARMDGASRWQQFRRLTLPLVKPALLVAVLFRTLDALRMYDLPVIMISPSANSPTATISQLVVEDMRQNNFNSASALSTLIFLLIFAVAFVMVKVLGAEVGEKRARGRRRNPLPSPVQKNLDAPEQGVKA, via the coding sequence ATGGCAGTGCTCGCTGTCGTTATTGGGTACCCCATCCTGCGGGCCATCTGGCTATCTTTCCAAGAAGACCGCCACCTAGACCCCACCACCGGAGTATTCGTCGAGGGCGGCTTCGCCGGCTTTGAACACTACCTCTACTGGCTAACCCAAAAATGCTCCGCAGGAATCTGCCCACCAGGAGTTTTAGCCACCGATTTCTGGCCCGCCCTACGCATCACCCTATTTTTCACCGTAGTAACCGTGCTGCTAGAAACCCTCCTCGGACTAGGCATGGCCCTCATCATGAACCGCGAATTCAAAGGACGAGCCTTAGTACGCGCCGCCGTCCTCATCCCCTGGGCCATCCCCACCGCCGTCACCGCAAAACTTTGGCAATTCATGTTCGCCCAACACGGCATCGTAAATTCACTACTAGGGCGCACCATCGCCTGGACCACCGACCCGTGGGCCGCACGCTTTGCAGTAGTAATCGCCGACGTCTGGAAAACCACCCCCTTCATGGCGCTACTCATCCTAGCCGGCCTCCAAATGATCCCCAACGATCTCTACGAAGCCGCCCGCATGGACGGCGCCTCACGCTGGCAACAATTCCGGCGCCTCACCCTACCGCTAGTTAAACCCGCACTCCTAGTAGCCGTACTCTTTCGCACCCTCGACGCGCTACGCATGTACGACCTCCCCGTAATCATGATTTCGCCCTCCGCAAACTCCCCCACCGCCACCATCTCACAGCTGGTAGTAGAAGATATGCGGCAAAATAACTTCAACTCCGCCTCCGCGCTTTCCACCCTAATTTTCCTCCTCATATTTGCGGTGGCTTTCGTAATGGTCAAAGTGCTAGGTGCAGAGGTTGGCGAAAAAAGGGCGCGGGGAAGACGTCGGAACCCCCTCCCCTCCCCTGTGCAGAAAAATTTGGACGCACCGGAGCAAGGAGTAAAGGCATGA
- a CDS encoding carbohydrate ABC transporter permease, producing the protein MRTSRTAVLAHYLGVVLILLWGLAPFYWMVVTALRDRAFTFDTTPWPTHVTLDNIRDALATDKGNDFLRAIGNSLLISLVTTTLAVAVGVFTAYALARLNFPGKGLVTGIVLAASMFPGIALVTPLFQLFGNLGWIGSYQALIIPNISFALPLTVYTLISFFRGLPWELEEAARVDGASRSQAFRKILLPLAAPALFTTAILAFIATWNEFMLARQLSTNATEPVTVAIARFSGPSAFEYPYTAIMAAGSLVTVPLIIMVLIFQRRIISGLTAGGVKA; encoded by the coding sequence ATGAGAACCTCTCGGACTGCAGTGCTAGCCCACTATTTGGGGGTCGTGCTAATTCTGCTCTGGGGATTGGCGCCGTTTTATTGGATGGTGGTAACCGCCCTGCGGGATCGCGCCTTTACTTTCGACACCACCCCCTGGCCCACCCATGTGACCCTCGATAATATTCGCGATGCCCTGGCCACCGATAAAGGCAATGATTTTCTGCGCGCAATTGGCAACTCTTTGCTAATCAGCCTGGTCACCACCACCCTGGCTGTTGCCGTGGGAGTATTTACGGCCTATGCGCTAGCCCGCCTTAATTTTCCAGGCAAAGGCTTAGTGACCGGCATCGTGCTAGCAGCTTCGATGTTTCCAGGAATCGCGCTGGTCACCCCGCTATTTCAACTATTTGGCAACCTCGGCTGGATCGGCAGCTACCAGGCACTAATCATCCCCAATATCTCCTTTGCACTGCCCTTAACGGTATACACTCTGATCTCGTTTTTCCGAGGTCTGCCGTGGGAACTCGAAGAAGCCGCCCGCGTCGACGGTGCCAGTAGATCCCAAGCTTTCCGCAAAATTTTGCTCCCCCTTGCCGCACCCGCGCTATTTACCACCGCGATCTTGGCCTTCATTGCCACCTGGAATGAATTCATGCTGGCCAGACAGCTTTCCACCAATGCCACAGAGCCAGTAACCGTAGCAATTGCGCGCTTCTCCGGGCCGAGCGCCTTCGAATACCCCTATACCGCCATCATGGCAGCCGGCTCGCTAGTAACCGTGCCCCTAATCATCATGGTTTTAATATTCCAACGCCGCATCATCTCCGGACTAACCGCCGGCGGAGTGAAAGCCTAA